The Microplitis mediator isolate UGA2020A chromosome 8, iyMicMedi2.1, whole genome shotgun sequence genome has a window encoding:
- the LOC130673127 gene encoding uncharacterized protein LOC130673127 yields MYNKPDLGNYNSKNNYSPFNDQRVLHSDNINIRPVVYHEEVDDDDYKIVVSIDELLPDREIEIFYENNTLIATQKNTDKETINSSNERKNLKICVLDNMKVTFGPSELNPSEILNIYHEENKIYIHQGSKPECLRDGGIRTPDVPKNNEDNRPDQELSIKDGTIMCVIKKDFKLNKLVGIYYRDNEIFVSQRGSPINYNLYDETIAADLRYVGSDKTKIFLDPKKIDPMKKICIMHRDNSIYIFQGRKPDLSLRENKPDEIKYLPEDSNPDVRERNPRTNNSNIVSASDINNNNNNNKTPVPEITRKLPKPDNEKSKSVLDITFASGETFNICPSEFDKEKAFLILFENNLMKVTQIGAPRIRLSIGKKNELSIIKSDEYKLVVIPAAFHSQAELKIRHENGKIYFWIGTDELPNVNIDSPYRVEVVERDSIFSERPRNIDPMPEIFESGKVHVLLPLEFRFVQLVSIALDDNHKLNVTQKGAPFEDPSYIPSREYKNFKIMTSDRNKLLLHPRKVDSYRYLHIKHDNDNGLIYVSSGTPEYPFVNTNVSDIIEIIKPDPKVNAAPGSIDKIPQSGDRPSAPKSMGPEPGHRQPVYNNGSVVPGSTGPVFGYRPPVHKNGSPIPESKQPVPEHMESEPGYKQPVHNNEPPIPESKQPVPNFKGSEPGYKQPVHNNESPIPESMQPVPEHKEFEPGYKQPAHNNRSPIPESKQPVPESKASEPGYKQPVHNNEPPKPESKQLVPESKGSEPGYKQPVHNNGLPIPESMQPVPEHKGSEPDHTTSYPYDVKPKPDHKPSEPDDLTIPAISKSVDDSLPVVLTSNMFNLNKLVVISHKKHKINVYQTDRDDDYDEDDNENNSGYTDLHYSIPKRGTVTFDPRKINPNKMIIINYINKKIHVNSAEL; encoded by the coding sequence ATGTACAATAAGCCTGATCTGGGGAActataattctaaaaataattattcaccATTTAACGATCAACGTGTTCTTCATAGTGATAACATTAATATAAGACCAGTCGTGTATCACGAAGAGGTAGATGATGACGATTACAAAATAGTAGTTAGTATTGATGAATTGTTACCGGACAGAGAAATTGAaatcttttatgaaaataatacattaataGCAACCCAAAAAAATACAGACAAAGAAACGATTAATTCAagtaatgaaagaaaaaatttgaaaatatgtgTGCTCGATAACATGAAGGTGACATTCGGTCCGTCTGAACTAAATCCAtctgaaatattaaatatataccatgaagaaaataaaatctatattCATCAGGGCAGTAAACCTGAATGTCTTAGGGATGGTGGAATTCGCACACCCGATGTACCTAAAAATAATGAGGATAATAGACCCGATCAAgaattatcaataaaagatGGTACTATAAtgtgtgtaataaaaaaagatttcaaacTTAACAAGTTGGTAGGGATATATTATCGtgataatgaaatatttgtaTCCCAGCGTGGTTCACCGATAAATTATAACTTGTATGATGAGACTATAGCAGCTGACTTGCGATATGTCGGGTctgataaaactaaaatttttcttgatccGAAGAAAATAGatcctatgaaaaaaatttgtataatgcatcgtgataattctatttatatttttcaaggTAGAAAACCTGATTTAAGCTTACGTGAAAATAAACctgatgaaattaaatatttacccgAAGATTCAAATCCCGATGTCAGGGAAAGAAATCCTAGAactaataatagtaatatagTGTCTGCatctgatattaataataataataataataataaaacaccTGTGCCTGAAATTACTAGAAAATTGCCTAAACCTGATAATGAGAAATCTAAATCTGTTCTGGACATTACTTTTGCTTCTGGAGAAACGTTTAACATATGCCCATCTGAATTCGATAAAGAAAAGGCATTTTTGAtactatttgaaaataatctgATGAAAGTTACACAAATAGGTGCACCTAGAATACGTctttcaattggaaaaaaaaatgaattaagtATAATAAAATCTGATGAATATAAATTGGTAGTAATTCCAGCTGCATTCCATTCACAAGCTGAACTAAAAATACGACATGAAAatggtaaaatatatttttggattGGAACTGATGAGTTACCAAACGTTAATATAGATAGTCCTTACCGCGTTGAGGTTGTGGAACGAGATAGTATATTTTCGGAACGTCCACGGAATATAGACCCGATgcctgaaatttttgaaagcgGAAAAGTACATGTTTTACTTCCTCTAGAATTCAGATTTGTTCAATTAGTATCGATAGCACTTGATGATAATCATAAACTTAATGTAACACAAAAAGGTGCACCTTTTGAAGACCCATCGTATATACCATCAAgggaatacaaaaattttaaaataatgacatCGGATAGAAATAAATTGTTACTACATCCAAGGAAAGTTGATTCTTATAGATATCTTCATATAAAacatgataatgataatggaTTAATATACGTTTCGAGCGGTACTCCCGAATATCCATTCGTTAATACTAATGTATCTgatattattgaaattattaaaccGGATCCAAAAGTAAATGCTGCACCTGGTTCTATTGACAAGATACCTCAATCCGGAGATAGACCGTCAGCGCCAAAATCTATGGGACCTGAACCTGGTCACAGACAACCTGTTTACAATAATGGGTCAGTAGTGCCTGGATCCACGGGACCTGTATTTGGTTACAGGCCACCGGTCCATAAAAACGGGTCACCAATACCTGAATCTAAGCAGCCAGTGCCTGAACATATGGAATCTGAACCTGGTTACAAACAACCTGTCCATAATAATGAGCCACCAATACCTGAATCTAAACAGCCAGTGCCTAACTTCAAGGGATCTGAACCTGGTTACAAACAACCTGTCCATAATAATGAGTCACCAATACCTGAATCGATGCAGCCTGTGCCTGAACATAAGGAATTTGAACCTGGTTACAAACAACCTGCCCATAATAATAGGTCACCAATACCTGAATCTAAGCAGCCAGTGCCTGAATCCAAGGCATCTGAACCTGGTTACAAACAACCTGTCCATAATAATGAGCCACCAAAACCTGAATCTAAACAGCTAGTGCCTGAATCTAAGGGATCTGAACCTGGTTACAAACAACCCGTCCATAATAATGGGTTACCAATACCTGAATCGATGCAGCCTGTGCCTGAACATAAGGGATCTGAACCAGATCATACGACGTCTTATCCTTATGACGTAAAACCGAAACCTGATCACAAACCAAGTGAACCTGATGATCTAACAATACCAGCTATCAGTAAGTCCGTTGATGATTCATTGCCTGTAGTACTCACTTCCAATATGtttaatctaaataaattggtcgtaatttcccataagaaacataaaataaatgtttatcaAACCGATCGAGACGATGACTACGATGAAGATGACAATGAGAATAATTCAGGATACACCGATTTACATTACTCGATACCCAAGAGAGGGACCGTAACATTTGATCCTCGTAAAATAAATccaaataaaatgattattattaactacataaataagaaaattcaTGTGAATTCTGCTGAGCTGTAG
- the LOC130673347 gene encoding snake venom metalloproteinase BITM02A-like — MKLWLKQAKSSIPYTSYDAHIIMTPYADGLVQETSTVGLAVQPSACSAAILENPNGGIIYDPYDFRAIVIGAHELGHILGAGHDDDSCGEGYIMASHESNSQKTWSQCSIDGFRKTLR; from the exons ATGAAGTTATGGTTAAAACAAGCAAAATCGTCGATTCCTTATACTAGTTATGACGCTCATATTATTATGACCcc gTATGCCGATGGTTTGGTTCAAGAAACTAGCACTGTTGGACTCGCAGTGCAGCCAAGTGCTTGCTCTGCTGCAATACTTGAGAATCCGAACGGAGGAATCATTTATGATCCTTATGATTTCAGAGCTATTGTTATCGGTGCGCATGAGCTAGGCCATAT ATTGGGCGCCGGTCATGATGATGATTCCTGTGGTGAGGGTTACATAATGGCATCTCACGAATCAAATTCACAAAAGACTTGGTCACAGTGTTCGATAGATGGTTTCCGTAAAACTCTACGGTAA